The proteins below are encoded in one region of Gammaproteobacteria bacterium:
- a CDS encoding D-aminoacylase: MEERRQRFSSRCRASLVAVLSIAAGACLQAGDGSSSADAPFDVLITNARVVDGAGNPWFRADVGVRGDRIAAVGRLSGRAAARTIDAGDRVVTPGFVDMMGQGSLVLITDPPSAESKLRQGITTYLSGEGGSPAPQSAETQQSPPVIDGDTLRWRRYSEYFTIMESYGIPINVVHDVGLTQVRRVVLGVEDVAPTPEQLEEMRELVREGMEDGAVGVSTSLIYPPAIYASTEELIALTSVAGEYGGVYFTHMRNESHAVLEAIREAITIGEGAGVPVHIYHLKAAGQRNWPLMDEALALIDSVRTAGMDVTADIYPYVRNGIGLGSFLHPRHYARGTQAFLETLSDPDLRAQLRNEVETDSEWENWYQHVGMDWNNVLIVAASDEVNPDVINRSVAEAAEVLGTDPWNAFFDLVQAGGVSVNPLSMNEEQKWAAFRAPFVMIDTDASPVNPASTASSHPRAFGAFPRVIAKYVREDGVITLEEAIRRMTSLAARRLGLYDRGIVAPGMAADLVVFDPAELRDMAEFGSNAMRYAEGVDFLFVNGTLVIDEGEMTDARPGRLLKRAG; this comes from the coding sequence ATGGAAGAACGCCGCCAACGCTTTTCATCCCGTTGCCGGGCCTCCCTTGTCGCGGTTCTGAGCATCGCGGCGGGCGCCTGCTTGCAAGCCGGGGACGGGTCCTCCTCCGCCGACGCTCCCTTCGATGTCCTCATCACCAACGCGCGCGTAGTGGACGGCGCCGGCAACCCCTGGTTCCGGGCGGACGTGGGGGTGCGCGGGGACCGCATCGCCGCCGTGGGCCGGCTCTCGGGCCGCGCCGCCGCACGGACCATCGACGCGGGCGATCGCGTCGTCACCCCCGGTTTCGTCGACATGATGGGCCAGGGCAGCCTGGTGCTCATCACCGATCCTCCGAGCGCCGAGAGCAAGCTCCGCCAGGGCATCACCACCTACCTCTCCGGCGAGGGGGGCTCGCCCGCGCCCCAGAGCGCCGAAACCCAGCAGAGTCCGCCCGTCATCGACGGCGACACGCTGCGCTGGCGCAGGTACTCCGAGTACTTCACGATCATGGAGAGCTACGGCATCCCCATCAACGTGGTGCACGACGTCGGCCTCACCCAGGTGCGGCGGGTGGTCCTGGGCGTGGAGGATGTCGCGCCGACGCCCGAGCAGCTCGAGGAAATGCGGGAGCTGGTGCGCGAGGGGATGGAGGACGGGGCCGTCGGGGTGTCCACTTCTCTCATCTATCCGCCCGCCATCTATGCGAGCACCGAGGAGCTCATCGCCCTGACTTCGGTCGCGGGCGAATACGGCGGCGTCTACTTCACGCACATGCGCAACGAAAGCCACGCGGTGCTCGAAGCCATCCGCGAAGCCATCACCATCGGCGAAGGCGCGGGCGTGCCCGTGCACATCTACCACCTGAAGGCGGCGGGCCAGCGCAACTGGCCGCTGATGGATGAGGCGCTTGCCCTCATCGACTCCGTGCGCACCGCGGGCATGGACGTCACGGCCGACATCTATCCCTATGTGAGAAACGGGATCGGGCTGGGGTCATTCCTGCATCCGCGGCACTACGCCCGCGGCACCCAGGCCTTCCTGGAGACGCTCTCCGACCCCGATCTGCGCGCGCAGTTGAGGAACGAGGTCGAAACCGACTCCGAGTGGGAGAACTGGTATCAGCACGTGGGGATGGACTGGAACAACGTCCTCATCGTGGCCGCGTCGGACGAAGTGAATCCGGACGTCATCAACCGGTCCGTGGCCGAGGCCGCGGAGGTGCTGGGAACGGATCCCTGGAACGCCTTCTTCGACCTGGTGCAGGCCGGGGGCGTAAGCGTAAACCCGCTCAGCATGAACGAGGAGCAGAAGTGGGCGGCGTTCCGAGCCCCGTTCGTGATGATCGACACGGACGCCTCGCCGGTGAATCCGGCATCCACCGCCAGCTCGCACCCGCGCGCCTTCGGGGCCTTCCCGCGCGTCATCGCCAAGTACGTGCGCGAGGACGGGGTCATCACCCTGGAGGAGGCCATACGCCGCATGACTTCGCTGGCCGCCCGCAGGCTGGGCCTGTACGACCGCGGCATCGTGGCGCCCGGCATGGCCGCCGACCTGGTGGTCTTCGACCCGGCCGAGCTCCGCGACATGGCCGAATTCGGCTCGAACGCGATGCGCTATGCGGAGGGGGTCGACTTC
- a CDS encoding sigma-70 family RNA polymerase sigma factor: MADPQVDTIQHQMSVPNPNPDSAHNDVLTSLMDEIRGGSEPALGRLMDLCWPELVRYAASQVGDADLARDMAQEAFIQVWERRRGWRPRGSARVYLYRIVRHLVIDEKRRRAVRRRWQDRQGRDDAMRGGQAATPADVLDARLLADRFRAAVASLPGRRREVFELVFQRGLSHAEAAAVMNVSAQTVANQMSTALRTVRRAVAADG; the protein is encoded by the coding sequence GTGGCCGACCCCCAAGTCGACACTATTCAACACCAGATGTCAGTACCCAACCCTAACCCGGATTCGGCGCATAACGACGTCCTGACGTCGCTTATGGACGAGATCCGCGGGGGATCCGAGCCCGCCCTGGGCCGGTTGATGGACCTGTGCTGGCCCGAGCTCGTGCGCTACGCGGCGAGCCAAGTGGGCGATGCCGACCTGGCGCGCGACATGGCCCAGGAGGCGTTCATCCAGGTCTGGGAACGGCGGCGCGGATGGCGTCCGCGGGGCTCCGCGCGGGTCTACCTGTACCGCATCGTACGTCATCTGGTCATCGACGAGAAACGCAGGCGGGCGGTGCGGCGGCGCTGGCAGGACCGGCAGGGGCGCGACGATGCGATGCGGGGCGGACAGGCCGCGACACCAGCCGACGTGCTCGACGCCAGGCTCCTGGCCGACAGGTTCCGGGCCGCGGTGGCGTCACTGCCCGGCCGCCGGCGCGAAGTGTTCGAGCTCGTCTTCCAGCGGGGCCTTTCCCACGCGGAAGCGGCCGCCGTGATGAACGTTTCGGCGCAGACGGTGGCGAACCAGATGTCGACCGCGCTCAGGACGGTTCGCCGGGCGGTGGCGGCCGATGGCTGA
- a CDS encoding FecR domain-containing protein, which translates to MDELLLQYLRGRTTADENRSVEAWLRETPDAEAEVNDLRLLVEAARADDLEVEPGAPPSTDMVVREAEARRAAAIRRADDRARRRPARSRFGLFAGWATAGVFAAAALVIWDAREPAASGTGGGSLASQEFITAPGETAMVRLGDGSVIRLGPGSRMRNVDGSARAVVLEGEAFFSIASNPAQPFRVTTAAGTARVLGTRFHLTAQLDELRLVVVEGTVALGTATEEVQVGAGQAASIIEGRPGPVTAAPPIEEAAAWLEGFIIFQDTPLALAIREVEQRYGAEVAVEDAVLLERTLTMWFTSRSLDEVMTVICNVIDAQCSIGDEGVRMRLRNTDEGR; encoded by the coding sequence ATGGACGAACTGCTGCTACAGTATCTGCGCGGCCGGACAACCGCCGACGAAAACCGGTCGGTCGAGGCGTGGCTCCGCGAGACCCCGGACGCCGAGGCGGAAGTGAACGACCTCCGCTTACTGGTGGAAGCCGCGCGCGCAGACGACCTGGAGGTGGAGCCCGGCGCCCCGCCCTCGACCGACATGGTGGTCCGCGAGGCAGAAGCCCGGAGAGCCGCCGCCATCCGGCGCGCAGACGACCGGGCGCGCAGACGACCCGCGCGCTCCCGTTTCGGCCTGTTCGCGGGCTGGGCCACCGCGGGCGTCTTCGCGGCGGCGGCCCTGGTCATCTGGGACGCGCGGGAACCGGCCGCGAGCGGCACCGGCGGGGGCAGTCTGGCGTCCCAGGAGTTCATCACGGCGCCCGGCGAGACCGCGATGGTCCGCCTGGGTGACGGCAGCGTGATCCGCCTGGGTCCGGGCAGCCGGATGCGTAACGTGGACGGATCCGCCCGGGCCGTCGTCCTCGAGGGCGAGGCGTTCTTCTCCATCGCCAGCAATCCGGCACAGCCGTTCCGGGTCACCACCGCGGCGGGCACCGCGCGCGTCCTCGGAACGCGCTTTCATCTGACCGCCCAGCTCGACGAGCTCCGATTGGTCGTCGTCGAAGGAACCGTCGCGCTCGGAACCGCGACCGAGGAAGTCCAGGTCGGCGCCGGGCAGGCGGCGAGCATCATCGAAGGCCGCCCCGGCCCCGTTACCGCCGCGCCCCCGATCGAGGAGGCGGCCGCGTGGCTGGAGGGCTTCATCATCTTCCAGGACACGCCGTTGGCCCTCGCCATTCGGGAGGTCGAGCAACGATACGGCGCGGAAGTTGCGGTCGAGGATGCCGTCCTGCTGGAGCGGACGCTGACCATGTGGTTCACTTCCAGGTCTCTGGACGAGGTCATGACCGTCATCTGCAACGTCATCGATGCCCAATGCAGCATCGGTGACGAGGGAGTTCGGATGCGGCTGCGCAACACGGACGAGGGTCGATGA
- a CDS encoding TonB-dependent receptor — MIPERKRTIRRIISPSIAGAPMLIAAVILSPATATAQDTELTALRGEIGVDPEPGTLLAAAARLSIDRMPLSEALVQLAQSSRIQIAFSPSLLPPDRVVDCACATRNVARTLDRLLDGTELGYVELGAQVIIVPRAARAALPLDATLSGRVRSEVEVPVASATARLRLAADSTVESVTGTDALGFFAFRDLMAGRYRLTIGRIGYALHDEVIELAPDTDLELEISLAEEAIELDPVVVEARRSRQRARFEESAGITVQELSGEELRNLPGLAEPDPVRAVSILPGVTRVSDFTAVLNVRGGSGDQNLFLMDRVPLFHPYHLMGIFSVFNPDMVERAELRSGGFPAEFGGRTSSVLLVESDVGDGTLGVDAGLGLISSRVAVRGGLAPGIRDGLGLAAARWKVSARRSYWDLVTRLTDSAFPYTLADLQAVFEGWTKGGDRVRINAYSGRDRIDLRELEFLFTSIESVVDDVGDNQDPGWNVRWPWGNDAVGASWTHLMPGGGTLEVHGAYSRFGARFNFTEYEDTRIDTEIGQSSVGADLELRPTSRMRWKSGVAAAHRESRNVSEGVPPNFQNSESSGWESSAYTQLAWTPSRPWLLEAGLRWDGWRPRAGPAEAVPSPRVAVKRFLGGGRWAVRVAGGRQTQFLHSLRDERLPIGMDAWVLSGEHVPAVISDQVQAGVEGFFGSDREWFASAEGYVRTFDGVVAQNWADDPTDPADDLLTGDGRSIGIDALLRKDAGRTRGWVSVSFLKATRSFVDTDSGLLPPPIIEFPPIFDRRLEIDVAIQRDLPWGVEAGLRWNLGTGTPYTAQLARFRKYEQRLTDLRYDYASVRTALLGPRNGARLPAYHRLDVSLRKTLHPGWGTLSPYVSVINLYNRNNVLWRQRHYNRGNLTALDNHMLPILPTLGVEVSF; from the coding sequence ATGATTCCGGAACGGAAGCGCACGATCCGCCGGATCATCTCCCCATCGATCGCGGGCGCGCCCATGCTGATCGCCGCCGTCATCCTCAGCCCCGCAACTGCCACCGCCCAGGACACCGAGCTGACCGCACTCAGGGGCGAGATCGGAGTCGATCCCGAGCCCGGAACCCTGCTCGCCGCCGCCGCCCGCCTCTCCATCGACCGGATGCCTCTGTCCGAAGCCCTGGTCCAGCTCGCGCAGAGTTCCCGGATCCAGATCGCCTTCAGCCCCAGCCTCCTCCCGCCGGACCGCGTCGTCGACTGCGCCTGCGCAACACGGAACGTTGCGCGCACCCTGGACCGGCTGCTCGACGGCACGGAGCTGGGGTACGTGGAACTGGGCGCCCAGGTCATCATCGTGCCCCGGGCGGCACGGGCAGCGTTGCCCCTGGATGCGACCCTCAGCGGCCGGGTGCGCTCCGAGGTCGAGGTCCCGGTAGCCAGCGCGACCGCCCGCCTCAGGCTGGCGGCGGACTCCACCGTCGAGAGCGTGACCGGCACCGACGCCCTCGGCTTTTTCGCCTTCCGCGACCTCATGGCCGGCCGCTACCGCCTGACCATCGGGCGCATCGGCTACGCCCTCCACGATGAGGTGATCGAGCTGGCGCCGGACACGGACCTCGAGCTTGAGATCTCGCTCGCGGAGGAGGCGATCGAGCTGGATCCCGTGGTCGTCGAGGCCCGCCGCAGCCGCCAGCGGGCGCGCTTCGAGGAATCGGCGGGTATCACGGTTCAGGAACTGAGCGGGGAGGAGCTCAGGAACCTGCCGGGGCTGGCAGAGCCGGATCCGGTGCGGGCCGTGAGCATCCTCCCCGGCGTGACCCGGGTGTCCGATTTCACCGCCGTCCTGAACGTGCGGGGTGGTTCGGGCGATCAGAACCTCTTCCTGATGGACCGCGTGCCGTTGTTTCATCCCTACCATCTGATGGGGATATTCTCGGTCTTCAATCCGGACATGGTCGAGCGCGCCGAGCTCCGGTCCGGAGGCTTTCCCGCGGAGTTCGGAGGACGGACATCGTCGGTGCTGCTCGTGGAGTCCGACGTGGGGGACGGCACCCTGGGCGTCGACGCCGGCCTCGGCCTGATCTCGTCGCGCGTGGCGGTGCGGGGCGGTCTCGCGCCCGGGATCCGGGACGGCCTGGGGCTCGCCGCCGCGCGCTGGAAGGTCTCGGCGCGCCGCAGCTACTGGGACCTGGTGACCAGGCTGACCGACTCCGCATTCCCATACACCCTTGCGGACCTCCAAGCCGTCTTCGAGGGCTGGACCAAGGGGGGCGACCGGGTGCGCATCAACGCGTATTCCGGCCGGGACCGGATCGATCTTCGGGAACTCGAGTTCCTGTTCACGAGCATCGAATCCGTCGTGGACGATGTTGGGGACAATCAGGACCCGGGCTGGAACGTCCGATGGCCCTGGGGCAACGATGCCGTCGGCGCATCCTGGACCCATCTCATGCCCGGCGGAGGGACGCTCGAGGTCCACGGCGCATACTCCCGCTTCGGAGCCCGCTTCAACTTCACCGAATACGAAGACACGCGGATCGATACGGAGATCGGCCAGTCTTCGGTCGGGGCCGATCTTGAACTCCGTCCTACGTCGCGCATGCGATGGAAGTCGGGAGTAGCGGCCGCCCATCGGGAAAGCCGCAACGTGTCCGAGGGCGTTCCCCCCAACTTCCAGAACAGCGAGAGCAGCGGCTGGGAGTCGAGCGCGTACACGCAGTTGGCCTGGACCCCGAGCCGCCCGTGGCTGCTCGAGGCCGGGCTCCGATGGGACGGCTGGAGACCGCGGGCGGGCCCGGCCGAAGCCGTGCCGTCGCCGCGCGTCGCCGTCAAGCGTTTCCTGGGCGGCGGCCGCTGGGCGGTGCGCGTGGCCGGAGGACGCCAGACGCAGTTCCTGCACTCGCTGCGCGACGAGCGGCTGCCGATCGGCATGGACGCGTGGGTGCTGTCGGGCGAACACGTGCCGGCCGTGATCTCCGACCAGGTCCAGGCGGGCGTGGAGGGCTTCTTCGGCAGCGACCGCGAGTGGTTCGCGTCCGCCGAGGGCTACGTCCGCACCTTCGACGGCGTGGTCGCTCAGAACTGGGCCGACGATCCGACGGATCCGGCGGACGATCTGCTGACGGGCGACGGCCGCTCCATCGGGATCGACGCCCTGCTGCGCAAGGACGCGGGAAGGACGCGAGGGTGGGTGTCCGTATCGTTTCTGAAAGCCACGCGGTCGTTCGTGGACACGGATTCGGGCCTGCTGCCCCCGCCGATCATCGAATTCCCGCCGATCTTCGACCGGCGCCTCGAGATCGACGTGGCCATCCAGCGCGATCTGCCCTGGGGCGTGGAGGCCGGCCTGCGCTGGAACCTGGGCACGGGCACGCCCTACACGGCCCAACTGGCGAGATTCCGCAAGTACGAGCAGCGGCTGACCGACCTGCGCTATGACTATGCGAGCGTCAGGACCGCGCTGCTCGGACCCAGAAACGGGGCCCGACTTCCCGCCTACCACCGGCTGGACGTCAGTTTGCGCAAGACGCTGCACCCAGGCTGGGGCACCCTGTCGCCCTACGTGAGCGTGATCAACCTCTACAACCGCAACAACGTGTTGTGGCGTCAGCGCCACTACAACCGGGGGAACCTGACGGCCCTGGATAACCACATGCTCCCGATCCTGCCCACCCTCGGCGTGGAGGTGTCGTTCTGA
- a CDS encoding SUMF1/EgtB/PvdO family nonheme iron enzyme codes for MRFAPGGSVSLRMTVLAGVILICGYALVRWMGFFNDGHGDVATRPPSGPGVVDPLNRAILIEGGTFISGSDDWDTIVAPGSPYSKRDEYPRPRTVRSFWMQEHEVTNEEYRRFDAGHAFSSGEERHPVVNVTWREAMAYAISVGGSLPTEAQWEFAARGSERRKYPWGNSEPACDRVHYGSCDPRGPIEVMARREGATPEGIYDLAGNVAEWVTPIWFDPGRTPVNDDSRRLRGGSFLSPPFALRAADRVRYLRSGFESEDIGFRVVWPLEGARD; via the coding sequence ATGAGGTTCGCACCCGGGGGATCCGTGTCGCTCAGGATGACGGTGCTGGCCGGCGTGATTCTCATCTGCGGGTATGCACTGGTGCGGTGGATGGGCTTCTTCAACGACGGTCACGGCGATGTCGCCACCCGTCCGCCTTCGGGGCCCGGTGTCGTCGACCCGCTGAACCGGGCGATTCTGATCGAGGGCGGCACATTCATAAGCGGCAGCGACGACTGGGACACGATCGTCGCGCCGGGCAGTCCGTACTCGAAACGGGACGAGTATCCGCGTCCGCGCACGGTCCGGAGCTTCTGGATGCAGGAGCACGAGGTAACGAACGAGGAGTATCGGCGATTCGACGCGGGGCACGCGTTCTCGAGCGGGGAGGAGCGCCATCCGGTCGTCAATGTCACCTGGCGGGAAGCCATGGCCTACGCCATCTCCGTTGGTGGAAGTCTGCCAACCGAAGCACAGTGGGAGTTTGCGGCGAGAGGCTCCGAGAGACGGAAGTACCCGTGGGGCAACTCGGAGCCTGCGTGCGACCGGGTGCACTACGGCTCCTGCGACCCGAGGGGCCCGATCGAGGTGATGGCCCGGCGGGAGGGCGCAACGCCGGAAGGCATCTACGACCTGGCGGGCAACGTGGCGGAGTGGGTAACGCCCATCTGGTTCGATCCGGGGCGAACGCCCGTGAATGACGACTCGCGCAGATTGCGGGGCGGCTCGTTTCTTTCCCCGCCGTTCGCCCTTCGCGCCGCGGACCGCGTCAGGTACCTGCGCTCCGGCTTCGAGTCGGAGGACATAGGGTTTCGCGTGGTGTGGCCGTTGGAGGGCGCGCGGGACTGA
- a CDS encoding arginine deiminase family protein, which yields MDQSTAVRPPAHAAAYGGPSWPAREASLADELGSVWSRCGIDSEYATLQAVLLHRPGAELFEVEDADEHLMLEAPDAALCGAQHDAMADAYRANGVQVVYVDPGSAPPNQMFCADLFVMTPSGAIVGRPASTVRAGEERWIARRLADCGVPILRSVGGTGTFEGADLCWLSPGAAMIGRGLRTNGEGAAQVAATLAEIGVETLVVDLPHTSMHLMGEVRFADRDLAFGRPGRIPWTALEALRKHGYQVRFFPDDHEMVRGFGHNFVTLGPRRILMPEGCPILQAAYEDAGIECVTVELGEIHKCAGGIGCLSGVVTRARVAG from the coding sequence ATGGACCAGAGCACCGCCGTCCGCCCACCCGCCCACGCCGCCGCCTACGGGGGCCCGAGCTGGCCCGCCCGTGAAGCCTCCCTCGCCGATGAGTTGGGGTCGGTGTGGTCCCGGTGCGGCATCGACAGCGAGTACGCGACCCTGCAGGCGGTGTTGCTGCATCGCCCGGGTGCGGAGCTCTTCGAGGTCGAAGACGCCGACGAGCACCTCATGCTGGAGGCCCCGGACGCCGCGCTGTGCGGCGCGCAGCACGATGCCATGGCGGATGCCTACCGGGCGAACGGCGTGCAGGTCGTGTACGTGGATCCGGGCAGCGCGCCCCCCAACCAGATGTTCTGCGCCGACCTGTTCGTGATGACGCCCTCGGGGGCCATCGTGGGGCGTCCGGCATCGACCGTGCGGGCGGGCGAGGAGCGCTGGATCGCTCGCCGGCTGGCCGACTGCGGAGTGCCGATCCTGCGCAGCGTGGGCGGCACGGGCACCTTCGAAGGGGCCGACCTTTGCTGGCTGTCGCCGGGCGCGGCGATGATCGGGCGGGGCCTGCGCACCAACGGCGAGGGCGCGGCGCAGGTGGCGGCAACCCTGGCGGAGATCGGCGTCGAGACGCTGGTGGTGGACCTGCCGCACACCTCCATGCACCTGATGGGCGAGGTCCGCTTCGCCGACCGCGACCTGGCCTTCGGCCGTCCCGGCCGGATTCCGTGGACGGCGCTGGAGGCGCTCCGCAAGCACGGCTACCAGGTGCGCTTCTTTCCCGACGACCACGAGATGGTGCGCGGTTTCGGGCACAATTTCGTGACTTTGGGACCGCGCAGGATACTGATGCCGGAAGGATGCCCCATCCTGCAGGCGGCCTACGAGGACGCGGGAATCGAGTGCGTCACTGTGGAACTGGGAGAGATCCACAAGTGCGCCGGCGGGATCGGGTGTCTCAGCGGGGTGGTCACGCGGGCGCGGGTCGCGGGGTGA
- a CDS encoding amino acid permease: MTEGSPGPATLKRQLGVWSAGAILVGAIIGSGIFGVPAEIAREAGSVGAITLLWLLGSAITVCAALSMSELAVMFPRSGGTYVYLREAYGPMPAFVFGWTRLLLIQPAVLGGIALIFAAYVDALFPLTEAGVRVVAALAIVVLGATNARSVLWGAAVQNVTTWAKVLAIVGLSLAIFLFGDGSTGALAGAAAFAPASWSGAGVALIAVLWAYDGWGELLYAAGEVKDPGHNLPRALIGGSLVVAAVYILVNASYLWAMPVAELAVSEHVASDAAIRIFGPVGASLVAGLVVVSTFGALNATLLGGPRVFYALAEDGLFFRPVGRIHARWGTPAAAIALVTVLGVGYVSVRTFAELVQVFILGLWPFYILVVWGVFRLRRLKPDHPRPYRTFGYPWVPWIFLLASMAMLISAFVGAPGSTLFSFGIIAAGAPVYYLWRRGA; encoded by the coding sequence GTGACGGAGGGGTCGCCTGGGCCCGCCACCCTCAAGCGCCAGCTCGGGGTCTGGAGCGCGGGCGCGATCCTGGTCGGCGCCATCATCGGCAGCGGCATCTTCGGGGTTCCCGCCGAGATCGCCCGCGAGGCCGGTTCGGTAGGCGCGATCACGCTGCTCTGGCTGCTCGGCTCGGCCATCACCGTGTGCGCCGCGCTCAGCATGTCCGAGCTGGCGGTCATGTTCCCCCGTTCGGGCGGCACCTACGTGTACCTGCGCGAGGCGTACGGTCCCATGCCGGCGTTCGTCTTCGGATGGACGCGGCTGCTGCTCATCCAACCGGCCGTGCTGGGCGGCATCGCGCTCATCTTCGCGGCCTACGTGGACGCGCTCTTTCCCCTCACCGAGGCCGGCGTGCGCGTCGTGGCCGCCCTCGCCATCGTCGTGCTGGGCGCCACCAACGCCCGCTCGGTGCTCTGGGGCGCGGCCGTCCAGAACGTGACCACCTGGGCGAAGGTGCTCGCCATCGTGGGCCTGTCGCTCGCGATCTTCCTGTTCGGCGACGGGAGCACCGGGGCGCTCGCCGGCGCGGCCGCCTTCGCGCCCGCCTCCTGGAGCGGTGCAGGGGTCGCGCTGATCGCCGTGCTGTGGGCGTACGACGGGTGGGGCGAACTGCTCTACGCGGCCGGCGAGGTCAAGGACCCCGGGCACAACCTCCCGCGCGCCCTGATCGGCGGCTCGCTGGTGGTGGCGGCCGTCTACATCCTCGTGAACGCCTCCTACCTGTGGGCCATGCCGGTCGCGGAGCTGGCGGTCTCGGAGCACGTCGCCTCGGACGCGGCCATCCGCATCTTCGGGCCGGTGGGGGCGTCCCTGGTGGCGGGACTGGTGGTGGTGTCGACCTTCGGGGCGCTCAACGCCACGCTGCTCGGCGGGCCGCGGGTGTTCTACGCGCTCGCCGAGGACGGCCTTTTCTTCCGGCCGGTCGGGCGCATCCATGCTCGGTGGGGAACCCCGGCGGCGGCCATCGCGCTGGTGACGGTGCTGGGGGTGGGGTACGTCTCGGTCAGAACCTTCGCCGAGCTGGTCCAGGTCTTCATCCTGGGACTCTGGCCGTTCTACATCCTGGTGGTCTGGGGCGTCTTCCGCCTGCGGAGGCTCAAGCCCGATCACCCCCGGCCCTACCGCACCTTCGGCTATCCCTGGGTCCCCTGGATCTTTCTTCTCGCCTCGATGGCGATGCTGATCAGCGCGTTCGTCGGCGCGCCCGGCTCGACACTCTTCAGCTTCGGCATCATCGCGGCGGGCGCGCCGGTGTACTATCTCTGGCGCCGCGGGGCATGA
- a CDS encoding AIR synthase-related protein, producing MSDADTRRSEHLPEGKIPPRVLREVLRRLGGGAGLDPGPASGEDAAVAAAGSEPRIVLAADPITFPSADPGWHAVIVNANDVAATGGEPRWFLSSILVPPGTDAARVVRIADGIRTGCREVGAIPAGGHTEVTAAVRHEVVAGAMIGVATPEHVKPSGGAREGDLLVITKGIAIEATAIIATEFAEDVSRRLGAEFQARSARFLRDPGISVVPEAHIAARTPGVHAMHDVTEGGVATAIREMVEAAGLGAIVEEAKIPHFDESARLMRRYGLDILGAIGSGALLVACSEAGTDGLLHRLEDAGIPGRVVGRFVPPAQGIVLDLGSSRRELPRFEADEITRLP from the coding sequence ATGAGCGACGCCGACACACGCCGCTCGGAGCACCTGCCTGAAGGAAAGATCCCACCCCGCGTGCTCCGCGAGGTGCTGCGCCGGCTCGGCGGTGGCGCCGGTCTCGATCCGGGGCCCGCATCCGGCGAGGATGCCGCGGTTGCCGCCGCCGGGAGCGAGCCGCGCATCGTGTTGGCGGCCGATCCGATCACCTTCCCGAGCGCCGACCCCGGCTGGCACGCCGTCATCGTGAACGCCAACGACGTGGCCGCGACCGGGGGAGAACCCCGCTGGTTCCTGTCCTCGATTCTCGTACCCCCCGGGACCGATGCGGCGCGGGTCGTACGGATTGCCGACGGCATCCGGACGGGCTGCCGCGAAGTCGGCGCGATCCCCGCCGGTGGCCACACCGAAGTCACCGCCGCCGTGCGTCACGAGGTCGTCGCCGGGGCCATGATCGGGGTGGCCACCCCGGAGCACGTGAAGCCGAGCGGCGGGGCTCGCGAAGGCGACCTGCTCGTCATCACCAAGGGCATCGCCATCGAGGCCACCGCCATCATCGCAACCGAATTCGCGGAGGATGTGAGCCGGAGACTCGGTGCCGAGTTCCAGGCTCGATCGGCCCGCTTTCTGCGGGATCCCGGGATCAGCGTCGTACCCGAAGCCCACATCGCCGCGCGCACGCCGGGCGTCCACGCGATGCACGATGTGACGGAAGGAGGCGTAGCGACGGCCATCCGAGAGATGGTCGAGGCGGCGGGGCTCGGGGCGATCGTCGAGGAGGCGAAGATCCCCCACTTCGACGAATCAGCGCGATTGATGCGTCGCTACGGCCTCGACATCCTCGGCGCCATCGGCTCCGGAGCACTCCTCGTCGCCTGCTCGGAGGCCGGCACGGACGGCCTCCTGCACCGCCTGGAGGACGCTGGCATCCCCGGACGAGTCGTCGGCCGGTTCGTCCCGCCCGCGCAGGGGATCGTGCTGGACCTCGGGTCGTCGCGGCGAGAGCTGCCGCGCTTCGAGGCCGACGAGATCACGCGTCTGCCCTGA